One Nostoc punctiforme PCC 73102 DNA window includes the following coding sequences:
- a CDS encoding MraY family glycosyltransferase — protein sequence MNLDNSLKFLGIADPSGTGWLAVVFTFLLAWLVTWRLIPTVRKFALRVGWADQPNARRLNREPLPNAGGLAIYAGVIAALVLASLLRPIELQNVLAQVLTILLGGSILVLVGFIDDQFGLPPSVRLWAQIVTALLLVANGISVKVLFGTPIDSLLSMLLTVLWVVGITNAINLMDGMDGLAGGISFITAMSLLGVAAQFNNRAAAILVLAALGGAALGFLRHNFHPSRIIMGDAGAYFFGYVLAATSILGKLQQNTVYALIPTVLFLLLPVIDTTQVFVRRLLAGNNPLSTPGKDHLHHRLLAWGLSQRHAAFTLWSITLFFNLLAMRIQGMSLAVMMTTATSIVVLLGFTVWQRIRQQP from the coding sequence ATGAATCTAGACAACTCCCTTAAGTTCCTTGGTATTGCCGACCCTAGCGGCACCGGCTGGTTGGCAGTAGTATTTACGTTCCTCTTGGCTTGGCTAGTAACTTGGCGTTTAATTCCGACAGTCCGCAAATTCGCCTTACGGGTAGGTTGGGCTGACCAACCCAACGCTCGGCGACTCAATCGCGAACCTTTACCCAATGCAGGGGGGCTGGCTATCTACGCGGGTGTCATTGCCGCGCTGGTATTAGCTAGCCTTTTACGACCGATCGAACTCCAAAACGTATTGGCTCAGGTGCTCACTATTCTGTTAGGAGGTTCGATATTAGTCCTGGTGGGCTTTATCGACGATCAGTTCGGCTTACCACCCTCTGTGCGATTGTGGGCGCAAATCGTCACAGCACTGTTGCTGGTAGCTAATGGCATCAGTGTAAAAGTGCTGTTTGGTACTCCCATCGACTCGTTACTGTCTATGTTGCTGACGGTACTGTGGGTAGTAGGAATTACCAACGCCATCAACTTGATGGATGGTATGGATGGTTTGGCAGGAGGAATCAGCTTTATTACCGCCATGAGTTTATTGGGCGTTGCAGCCCAATTTAATAATCGTGCGGCGGCAATCTTGGTACTCGCAGCTTTGGGAGGTGCTGCATTAGGCTTTTTGCGCCATAATTTCCATCCGTCACGAATTATTATGGGTGATGCCGGAGCATACTTTTTTGGCTATGTGCTGGCAGCAACTAGTATTTTAGGCAAACTGCAACAAAACACAGTTTATGCGCTGATTCCCACGGTTTTATTTCTATTGTTGCCAGTAATAGACACCACCCAAGTATTTGTACGGCGGCTACTAGCAGGAAATAACCCTCTTAGCACTCCTGGCAAAGATCATCTGCACCACCGCTTACTTGCTTGGGGGCTTTCCCAGCGCCATGCTGCGTTCACGCTTTGGTCAATTACCTTATTTTTCAACTTGCTGGCAATGAGAATACAAGGTATGAGTTTGGCTGTGATGATGACTACCGCCACCAGTATTGTCGTTCTTTTGGGCTTTACTGTCTGGCAAAGAATACGCCAACAGCCTTAG
- a CDS encoding ABC transporter permease produces MTINRIFVLAKNVFQEVVRDRILYIIGFYALILAAAFRVLPQFAATTEDKIFLDFGMAAMNAIGLIVTIFVGTGLVNKEIEKRTILVLIAKPVSRSEIIVGKYLGLSAVLAVLVATMTAIYLVFLQFGNIHHPTASILIAAIFLVLQLSLITAMAITFGVFTASLLATVLTFAVYLIGNITQDLVQLGRLSRNPGIEGLTQGLFLILPDLSRLDLKNDAVYGLQALPDTTALITNAGYGLLYSALLLAIAIFIFSQREF; encoded by the coding sequence ATGACTATTAACAGAATTTTTGTATTGGCAAAGAATGTATTTCAGGAAGTGGTACGCGATCGCATCCTATATATTATTGGTTTTTATGCGCTTATACTCGCTGCTGCCTTTCGCGTCCTTCCTCAATTTGCAGCTACGACTGAAGACAAAATATTTTTAGACTTCGGGATGGCGGCGATGAATGCCATCGGGTTAATTGTGACAATATTTGTTGGTACGGGACTGGTTAATAAAGAAATTGAAAAACGTACTATTTTGGTGTTGATTGCGAAACCTGTCAGTCGCAGCGAAATTATCGTCGGCAAATACTTAGGTTTATCCGCAGTATTAGCTGTACTTGTCGCTACGATGACAGCAATTTATCTAGTATTTCTGCAATTTGGTAATATTCACCACCCAACAGCGAGTATTTTAATTGCTGCAATTTTCTTAGTATTGCAGTTGTCATTAATCACCGCTATGGCTATTACCTTCGGTGTTTTTACTGCTTCTCTCCTCGCTACTGTTTTAACCTTTGCGGTATATTTAATCGGAAATATTACTCAAGATTTAGTCCAACTAGGTCGTCTGAGCCGCAACCCTGGTATAGAAGGTCTAACTCAAGGTTTGTTTCTCATTTTGCCAGATTTATCTCGATTAGATTTGAAAAATGATGCCGTTTATGGTCTGCAAGCACTACCTGATACAACTGCACTAATTACAAATGCTGGCTATGGTTTACTTTATAGTGCCCTGTTATTAGCGATCGCTATTTTTATCTTCTCACAACGCGAATTTTAG
- a CDS encoding tetratricopeptide repeat protein, whose protein sequence is MLNAQAYYNLGIALREQKKLDAAVAAYQKTLTLPEDNSIIPASAHNSC, encoded by the coding sequence GTGCTAAATGCTCAAGCTTACTACAATCTCGGCATTGCCTTGAGAGAGCAGAAGAAATTAGATGCAGCAGTTGCCGCCTACCAAAAAACTTTAACATTACCAGAAGATAATTCTATAATCCCAGCCAGCGCTCATAACTCTTGCTAA
- a CDS encoding cob(I)yrinic acid a,c-diamide adenosyltransferase, with translation MTRNGIGIRTAQVRQERIIGQIHVYDGVGKGKSQAALGVVLRSIGLGINTPSDSNRVLLLRFLKGPERDYDEDGAIAALQRGFPHLIDQVRTGRAEFFGPEEITTFDQNEAMRGWDVAKGAIASGLYSVVVLDEINPVLDLGLLPVDEVVKTLKSKPQELEIIATGRAAPQKLLDIADLHSEMKPHHHPTAKALFLEGIEIYTGAGKGKSTSALGKALQAIGRGINHPGSTRVLIMQWLKGGSGYTEDAAIAALQQSYPEVVDHQRCGGDAIVWRNSRQELDYVEAERGWEIAKVAIASGMYKTIILDELNPTVDLELLPVEPIVQALLRKPRDTEIIITGRCQNQPAYFDLASVHSEVYCHKHYANQGVELKRGVDF, from the coding sequence ATGACAAGGAACGGTATCGGTATTCGCACGGCGCAAGTGCGTCAAGAACGGATCATTGGTCAAATTCACGTCTACGATGGCGTGGGTAAAGGTAAGTCTCAAGCGGCTTTGGGTGTGGTTTTGCGCTCTATTGGTTTAGGGATAAATACGCCTAGTGATTCTAACCGTGTTTTACTGCTGCGCTTTTTAAAAGGGCCGGAACGTGATTATGACGAAGATGGAGCGATCGCAGCTTTGCAGCGCGGGTTTCCCCATTTAATAGACCAGGTTCGCACTGGGAGAGCCGAATTTTTTGGCCCAGAAGAAATTACCACCTTTGACCAAAATGAGGCGATGCGGGGTTGGGATGTCGCCAAAGGTGCGATCGCTAGCGGTTTATATTCAGTTGTCGTCTTGGATGAAATTAACCCCGTTCTGGATTTGGGTTTGCTACCAGTAGATGAAGTGGTAAAGACATTAAAATCCAAACCCCAAGAATTAGAAATCATTGCTACCGGACGCGCTGCACCGCAAAAGCTGCTCGATATTGCAGATTTGCACTCAGAAATGAAACCTCATCACCATCCCACAGCCAAAGCCCTATTCTTGGAAGGGATTGAAATTTATACTGGTGCTGGTAAAGGCAAGTCTACTAGTGCTTTGGGCAAAGCCTTACAGGCCATTGGTAGGGGAATCAATCATCCAGGGTCTACCCGTGTGTTAATTATGCAGTGGCTTAAAGGTGGTAGTGGCTACACAGAAGATGCTGCGATCGCCGCTTTGCAGCAGTCATATCCAGAAGTGGTGGATCATCAGCGCTGTGGTGGAGATGCGATTGTTTGGCGCAATTCCCGGCAAGAATTAGATTATGTAGAAGCCGAACGAGGTTGGGAAATCGCAAAAGTTGCGATCGCCTCTGGAATGTATAAAACTATTATTCTCGATGAACTCAATCCCACCGTTGACTTAGAACTACTCCCCGTTGAACCCATTGTTCAAGCTTTGCTCCGCAAACCCCGCGACACCGAAATCATCATCACTGGCCGCTGTCAAAATCAACCAGCGTATTTCGACCTGGCTAGCGTTCATTCAGAGGTTTATTGCCACAAACACTATGCAAATCAAGGTGTAGAACTTAAACGAGGGGTAGATTTTTAG
- the fraC gene encoding filament integrity protein FraC yields the protein MPENWILPRIFPIGGILFDFLFVLIAIPIEAYLLHYRLKFDKKTSTFYAISINLFSSVIGWSIFFVSEPILPLQVRTELINYMFFNNFKSPNTQGLLILTAFIIFFSTFLMKFFILKVLLLSLNEQFAKKEEEAEAPISQRRRWRTFGNLKFQSNNLIITVLIANSLSYSAITLILLFSAK from the coding sequence ATGCCTGAGAATTGGATACTTCCGAGGATTTTTCCCATTGGTGGAATTCTGTTTGACTTTTTATTTGTACTGATTGCCATTCCCATCGAAGCTTATCTTTTGCACTATCGACTCAAATTTGACAAAAAAACTAGTACTTTTTATGCTATTTCTATCAATTTATTTTCTAGTGTAATTGGTTGGTCCATATTTTTTGTATCAGAACCAATTTTACCGCTCCAGGTGAGAACAGAATTAATTAACTATATGTTTTTTAATAACTTTAAATCACCTAATACACAAGGCTTACTAATATTAACTGCTTTTATAATTTTCTTTTCTACTTTTTTGATGAAGTTTTTCATTCTAAAGGTATTGTTACTATCATTAAATGAGCAATTTGCTAAAAAAGAAGAGGAAGCGGAAGCTCCAATATCTCAACGGCGGCGATGGCGGACTTTTGGCAACTTGAAATTCCAAAGTAATAATTTAATAATTACTGTACTAATAGCAAATTCCCTGAGTTATAGTGCTATAACTCTTATTTTATTATTTAGTGCAAAATAG
- a CDS encoding Gfo/Idh/MocA family protein, with protein MTNQIKIAVIGVGRWGVHLLRNFLAHPQVDVVAVVDPHPERLAAIKQQFNLDENVVLTTQWEDLKKVPGLTGVAIATPATTHYALIKDSLQQGYHVLAEKPLTLDPAECRELCQLAEQHHLILMVDHTYLFHPAVEQGQTVVQAGKLGDLRYGYATRTHLGPVRQDVDALWDLAIHDIAIFNAWLGQIPVKVQATGTVWLQGAGEQGSREAEGKKDTNFPLPQGLADLVWLTLTYPDGFQAYIHLCWLNPDKQRRLGIVGSLGSLIFDEMSRSSPLTLLHGEFEQQGNHFIPVNQKQVVLELEPGEPLGRVCSCFVDSILNNTPSEVSSGWVGTQLVEILAALTVSLEQGGQPVFLNNCSQV; from the coding sequence ATGACAAACCAAATTAAAATTGCTGTTATCGGAGTTGGGCGTTGGGGAGTGCATCTGCTACGGAATTTCTTAGCACATCCCCAAGTAGATGTAGTTGCTGTAGTAGATCCCCATCCAGAACGATTAGCGGCGATCAAACAGCAGTTTAATTTAGATGAAAATGTAGTATTGACAACCCAATGGGAAGATTTAAAGAAAGTGCCAGGGTTGACAGGGGTTGCGATCGCAACTCCGGCTACCACCCACTACGCTTTAATTAAAGACTCTCTCCAACAGGGATACCATGTTTTGGCTGAAAAACCCCTAACTCTCGACCCCGCAGAATGTCGGGAGCTTTGTCAGTTAGCAGAGCAGCATCATTTAATACTGATGGTTGACCACACTTATTTATTTCACCCAGCAGTTGAGCAAGGGCAAACTGTAGTACAGGCGGGTAAATTAGGTGATTTACGCTACGGCTACGCCACCCGCACCCATTTAGGGCCTGTCCGCCAAGATGTTGATGCGCTCTGGGATTTAGCGATTCACGATATTGCTATCTTTAACGCTTGGCTGGGTCAGATTCCTGTGAAAGTACAAGCAACGGGTACGGTGTGGTTACAGGGAGCAGGGGAGCAGGGGAGCAGGGAAGCAGAGGGGAAGAAAGATACAAATTTTCCTCTGCCTCAAGGTTTGGCTGATTTAGTATGGCTAACACTGACATACCCAGATGGCTTTCAAGCTTATATTCACTTGTGCTGGCTGAATCCTGATAAGCAGCGACGGCTGGGGATTGTAGGTAGCCTTGGTAGTTTGATTTTTGATGAAATGTCGCGATCGTCACCTCTAACGCTGCTACATGGGGAATTTGAACAGCAGGGCAATCATTTTATTCCGGTAAATCAAAAGCAGGTGGTGCTGGAATTAGAACCAGGGGAACCATTGGGGCGAGTTTGCTCTTGTTTTGTTGACTCTATCCTCAACAATACTCCCTCAGAGGTTTCGTCTGGCTGGGTAGGCACACAGTTAGTAGAAATTCTTGCTGCACTAACAGTTTCTCTTGAGCAAGGCGGCCAACCTGTTTTTCTGAACAACTGCTCTCAAGTCTAA
- the corA gene encoding magnesium/cobalt transporter CorA, translating into MVRKLRRLPKIVNRLYKKDEFYHQPGTIPGTIFIHEDSPPPIIFLIDYNQTNFIREQIATPEECIPYLEMESISWVDVQGLGSQDILQRLGHVFELHPLVLEDIVNVPERPKTEDYEDQLLFIARMVVPKEISCGFHSEQVSLILGKNYLLTVQEEPEHDCFEAVRSRIEKNKGIIRKQGADYLAYAVLDAIIDGFFPVLELYGERIEELEEEVIVKPTPQTLQNIYQIRRELLQLRRAIWPQRDAINSLIRDAPDLISEEVRIYLRDCYDHTVQVMDMVETYRELASGLMDVYLSAVSNKMNEIMKVLTVVSTIFIPLTFVAGIYGMNFNTEKSPYNMPELDWYWGYPLCLAVMAAIALGLLFFFWQRGWLQNSVTIKRN; encoded by the coding sequence ATGGTACGAAAACTGCGTCGTCTTCCCAAAATAGTAAATAGGCTATATAAAAAAGATGAATTCTATCACCAACCAGGTACTATACCTGGAACAATTTTTATTCATGAAGATTCTCCGCCACCGATAATTTTCTTGATTGACTATAACCAAACCAATTTCATCCGTGAACAAATAGCAACTCCAGAAGAATGTATCCCATATCTGGAGATGGAATCCATTTCTTGGGTAGATGTACAAGGTTTAGGTAGTCAAGATATATTACAACGGTTGGGTCACGTTTTTGAATTACATCCTCTCGTTTTAGAAGATATAGTCAATGTACCAGAGCGTCCTAAAACAGAGGATTATGAAGACCAATTGTTATTCATTGCCCGCATGGTAGTACCAAAGGAAATATCGTGTGGTTTTCACAGCGAGCAAGTGAGTTTAATATTAGGGAAAAACTATTTACTGACAGTCCAAGAAGAACCAGAACATGATTGTTTTGAAGCGGTGCGATCGCGAATTGAAAAAAACAAAGGTATCATCCGTAAGCAAGGAGCAGATTATTTAGCTTACGCCGTGTTAGATGCCATTATTGATGGCTTTTTCCCGGTACTGGAGCTTTATGGGGAGCGAATCGAAGAGTTAGAGGAAGAAGTAATAGTTAAACCTACTCCGCAAACACTACAAAATATTTATCAAATTAGGCGAGAATTACTGCAACTACGTCGTGCTATCTGGCCCCAACGAGATGCAATTAATTCTTTAATTCGAGATGCTCCCGATTTAATTAGTGAAGAAGTGCGAATCTACTTGCGAGATTGTTATGACCATACAGTGCAAGTTATGGATATGGTAGAAACTTATCGAGAGCTAGCATCTGGATTAATGGATGTGTACCTTTCGGCAGTGAGCAACAAAATGAATGAAATCATGAAAGTACTAACGGTAGTTTCAACAATTTTCATTCCACTGACTTTTGTGGCCGGAATATATGGTATGAATTTCAATACCGAAAAATCGCCATATAATATGCCTGAGTTGGATTGGTATTGGGGTTATCCACTTTGCTTGGCAGTTATGGCAGCGATCGCACTTGGGTTGCTATTCTTTTTTTGGCAACGGGGCTGGTTGCAAAACTCTGTAACAATTAAGCGTAATTAA
- the groL gene encoding chaperonin GroEL (60 kDa chaperone family; promotes refolding of misfolded polypeptides especially under stressful conditions; forms two stacked rings of heptamers to form a barrel-shaped 14mer; ends can be capped by GroES; misfolded proteins enter the barrel where they are refolded when GroES binds), translating to MAKIIAFDEESRRALERGVNALADAVKITLGPKGRNVLLEKKFGAPQIVNDGITVAKEIELEDPLENTGARLIQEVASKTKDVAGDGTTTATVLAQALIREGLKNVAAGSNPVSLRRGIDKTIEALVLEIAKIAKPVEGSAIAQVATVSAGNDEEVGQMLAQAMEKVTKDGVITVEESKSLTTELEVVEGMQIDRGYISPYFVTNNERQIVEFENARILVTDKKISSIQDLVPILEKVARSGQPLLIIAEDVEGDALATLVVNKARGVLAVAAIKAPGFGDRRKALLEDIAILTDGQLISEEIGLSLDTAALEALGTARKITIDKESTTIVAGSVTKPEVQKRIGQIRRQLEETDSEYDQEKLQERIAKLAGGVAVIKVGAATETELKDRKLRIEDALNATKAAVEEGIVPGGGTTLIHLAKAVEAIKKTLQNDEERIGADIVERALEAPLRQIADNAGAEGSVIVSKVRDSEFNIGYNAATGEFEDLIAAGIIDPAKVVRSALQNAGSIAGLVLTTEAIVVEKPEKKSAAAAPDMGGMGGMGGMGGMGGMGGMGGMGMF from the coding sequence ATGGCGAAAATTATTGCATTTGACGAGGAATCGCGGCGAGCTCTAGAAAGGGGTGTTAACGCCCTTGCTGATGCCGTAAAAATCACCTTGGGGCCGAAAGGTCGTAATGTCCTTTTAGAGAAAAAATTTGGCGCACCTCAAATTGTCAACGATGGTATCACTGTTGCCAAGGAAATTGAATTAGAAGATCCTTTGGAAAATACTGGTGCAAGACTCATCCAGGAAGTGGCCTCAAAAACTAAAGATGTTGCTGGGGATGGTACAACCACCGCCACAGTTTTAGCACAAGCCTTGATTCGGGAAGGTTTGAAGAACGTCGCGGCGGGTAGTAACCCAGTTAGCTTGAGACGCGGGATCGACAAAACTATTGAGGCATTGGTACTGGAAATTGCCAAGATAGCCAAGCCAGTAGAAGGAAGTGCGATCGCTCAAGTTGCCACTGTTTCTGCTGGTAACGATGAAGAAGTTGGTCAAATGTTAGCTCAAGCAATGGAAAAAGTCACCAAAGATGGTGTAATTACCGTTGAAGAATCTAAATCCCTGACAACTGAACTAGAAGTAGTTGAAGGGATGCAGATTGACAGGGGTTACATTTCACCCTACTTTGTCACCAACAACGAGCGGCAAATCGTGGAATTTGAAAACGCCCGGATCTTGGTGACAGATAAAAAAATCAGCAGCATCCAAGATTTAGTGCCGATTTTGGAAAAAGTCGCCCGTTCTGGTCAGCCCTTGCTGATTATTGCTGAGGATGTCGAAGGTGATGCCTTGGCAACTTTGGTAGTGAACAAAGCGCGGGGTGTACTTGCTGTAGCTGCAATCAAAGCGCCTGGATTTGGCGATCGCCGCAAAGCTTTGTTAGAAGATATTGCTATTCTCACCGATGGACAGTTGATTTCTGAAGAAATCGGCTTGAGCCTAGATACCGCTGCTCTAGAAGCACTGGGAACTGCTCGCAAAATCACCATTGACAAAGAAAGCACCACCATTGTAGCTGGCAGTGTCACCAAGCCAGAAGTGCAAAAGCGGATTGGTCAAATTCGCAGGCAGTTGGAAGAAACCGATTCTGAATACGATCAAGAAAAACTGCAAGAACGCATCGCCAAGCTCGCTGGTGGTGTGGCAGTGATTAAAGTGGGTGCGGCAACCGAAACCGAACTCAAAGACCGTAAACTGCGGATTGAAGACGCGCTGAACGCTACTAAAGCCGCTGTGGAAGAAGGTATTGTTCCTGGTGGTGGAACAACTCTAATTCACTTAGCTAAGGCAGTAGAAGCGATTAAAAAGACCTTACAAAATGACGAAGAAAGAATTGGGGCTGATATTGTCGAACGAGCGCTAGAAGCGCCCTTGCGCCAAATAGCAGACAACGCTGGTGCAGAAGGTTCTGTGATCGTTTCTAAAGTCCGAGACAGCGAGTTCAACATTGGCTACAACGCCGCTACTGGCGAATTTGAAGACTTGATCGCTGCTGGTATTATCGACCCTGCCAAAGTCGTGCGTTCAGCTTTGCAAAATGCTGGTTCCATTGCTGGTTTGGTCTTAACCACTGAAGCGATCGTTGTTGAAAAGCCAGAGAAGAAATCTGCTGCTGCTGCCCCTGACATGGGCGGCATGGGTGGTATGGGCGGCATGGGCGGCATGGGTGGTATGGGCGGCATGGGCGGCATGGGCATGTTCTAA
- the fraD gene encoding septal junction protein FraD — protein MNTLLKDVFGIFKFAEGIYAGIRKVLVPPKAYSWQTFIYLSVFSWALSYLATGYIKDIIAFFGWLFLIAGTAWYTTQDPLRVPGTFMPVGAVITGFLVSVFAFGNQQDVITPRTIVFCPTISALITAIPEFIEGSDTDAKARIPKPQDRQRIIILVASSMLLSCWIQFYFVMDHWFQQYPSLQADTFKRSTFVVRTEERVKIPQNGVVILERLQPIVIEQINQTPWSEVEKWLLDAKQRVGTLGRAVIQKSLGKYEEKDLWRIEPRVANTKSGYILDLLSIWIGPSSNPRGYYLKKSCRIEPVAATSNSGNNITVAEIECDRASKLIAGSPPPQQ, from the coding sequence ATGAATACGCTACTTAAAGATGTATTTGGAATTTTTAAATTTGCGGAAGGGATTTATGCAGGAATTAGAAAAGTATTAGTTCCACCCAAAGCTTATTCTTGGCAGACATTTATTTATTTGAGTGTTTTTTCTTGGGCACTGTCATATTTAGCTACAGGCTATATCAAAGATATTATTGCCTTTTTTGGTTGGTTATTTTTGATTGCCGGCACAGCTTGGTATACAACTCAAGATCCTTTGAGAGTTCCTGGTACTTTTATGCCAGTTGGGGCAGTAATCACTGGATTCTTAGTGAGTGTTTTTGCTTTTGGAAATCAACAGGATGTAATTACACCAAGAACAATCGTTTTTTGTCCGACAATTTCAGCACTAATTACAGCAATACCAGAGTTTATTGAAGGAAGTGATACTGACGCTAAAGCTAGAATTCCTAAGCCACAAGACCGCCAAAGAATCATAATTTTAGTTGCTAGTAGTATGCTACTAAGTTGCTGGATTCAGTTTTATTTTGTAATGGATCATTGGTTTCAACAATATCCTAGTTTGCAAGCAGATACTTTTAAACGTAGTACCTTTGTTGTCAGAACAGAAGAACGAGTAAAAATCCCACAAAACGGTGTTGTAATTCTAGAAAGACTTCAACCAATAGTAATAGAACAAATAAACCAAACACCTTGGTCGGAAGTAGAGAAATGGTTGCTTGATGCAAAACAGCGAGTAGGAACTCTGGGTAGGGCAGTAATTCAAAAAAGCCTGGGGAAATATGAAGAGAAGGATTTATGGCGCATTGAACCGCGTGTAGCTAATACTAAGTCTGGATATATATTAGATTTATTAAGTATTTGGATAGGGCCAAGTTCTAACCCACGGGGCTATTACTTGAAAAAATCTTGCCGAATTGAACCAGTTGCAGCAACCAGCAATTCAGGTAATAACATTACAGTTGCAGAAATTGAATGCGATCGCGCCAGTAAATTAATTGCCGGATCGCCGCCTCCGCAGCAGTGA
- the rnc gene encoding ribonuclease III codes for MPLAYPRRQRQLESLVQKLGLSREAPIKWELLDLALTHPTVSDSANYEQLEFVGDAVVRLVSAVVLWENYPDCPVGDFAAIRSVLVSDRILAQLARIYGLELYLLVAGSATADKVGQESRLADAFEAVLGALYLSTQNLELIRSWLDPHFQELTTEIRLDPARLNYKAALQEWTQAQFKVLPEYRVVEVTQPHHNQERFMAEVWLHGKKLGEGKGRSIKTAEQAAAKVAFLAIPNPQTP; via the coding sequence ATGCCCCTTGCCTACCCACGCCGTCAACGGCAACTCGAAAGTTTAGTCCAAAAATTAGGTTTGTCGCGAGAAGCACCTATCAAGTGGGAACTGCTAGATTTAGCGCTAACTCATCCCACTGTTTCTGATTCGGCGAATTATGAACAACTGGAGTTTGTTGGCGATGCAGTGGTGCGGCTGGTGTCGGCTGTTGTGTTATGGGAAAATTATCCCGATTGTCCAGTAGGGGATTTTGCAGCAATTCGTTCGGTATTAGTGAGCGATCGCATCCTCGCCCAATTGGCCAGAATCTATGGTTTGGAATTATACTTACTAGTTGCGGGTAGTGCTACAGCTGATAAAGTTGGTCAAGAATCTCGACTGGCAGATGCTTTTGAAGCTGTTCTGGGTGCGCTTTATTTAAGTACTCAAAATCTGGAATTGATCCGCTCTTGGCTAGATCCCCACTTCCAAGAACTAACAACAGAAATTCGCCTCGATCCTGCCAGACTTAATTACAAAGCTGCTCTTCAAGAATGGACTCAGGCGCAATTCAAAGTTTTACCAGAATATCGAGTTGTGGAAGTCACTCAACCACACCATAATCAAGAACGTTTCATGGCTGAAGTGTGGCTGCATGGCAAGAAACTCGGAGAAGGTAAGGGGCGATCGATTAAAACTGCTGAACAAGCCGCAGCTAAGGTAGCTTTTTTAGCAATCCCTAATCCGCAAACACCCTGA